Genomic segment of Salvelinus namaycush isolate Seneca unplaced genomic scaffold, SaNama_1.0 Scaffold274, whole genome shotgun sequence:
AATAGAGGAAAGAGTGCCTGATGGGTAGTGTAGTTCATGGAGGGAAATGGCTATGTGTCATTGGATGGGTTGATACGAGATGTGTGTTGTAAGACCATTAGGGTTAGGTGTTGGTTTCTGTGAGTTTCGTGTGAGAGCTCTGAGGAAGTCACTTTAAAGAGGTCAAagataaagagaggagagagaagcgtGTGATGGACAAAAGAGAGTTCACAGTTTAATTCATAAAGTTTGTGTTTTGGGTTTGATGAACACCATTCGTAACACAACTTATCCAAAGCATCTGTCCAGGATAAGCGATGCTTAGTGGAGGAGGGCCGATTACGGAACAGACTTACGTTAGTACATaggagagcacacacacagtcGTTAGTACGTAGCCTTGACCTTCAGCAGAGTGTCACAGctcttcagattatcacagggaTTTCACACGACATAAGAACCTCATTCAGgactattacccaacaacacaCCTTCCAAATGTCTTCCTCTGAGTTtgcatcacaaatagcaccccGCTCCCTGTAAATCCCTATGGGCCAAGGTCAAAAGTAGGGcccttcatagggaatagggtgccttgtaGGAAGCAACCATGCAGGATCATCCCTGTAGATTTGTTCTATGCCACAAATAGACTAGACAGAGGAGTGGTCTGGGCAGCggtgaaactgtgtgtgtgtgtgtgcacgtgtgtgtgtacatgtgtgtgcgtacgtgtgcgcacgtgtgtgtgcacgtgtgtatgtacgtgtgtgtgtgcgtacctgtgtgtgtgtacgtgtgtgtgtgtgtgtgtgagtgtagtaTAGTGCAGTAGTGTGCAGTAAGATGAATGTAAGTGTTGGACTGTAGTCCGTTCTGGGCAGTGAGGGGTAAGGGTCTGTCTGGAGTGGAACTGAACGAACAGGGGACATTGAGATTTATTGGGCAGGGCCGTGGCAATGGTTAGAGTTgacatgaaatacaaatggtatttCATTAAAATACCCCAGGGGTCCAGCTATTCCTCTAGACCACAGTGGCAGCTGGTTTACACACTGATGTCTACCAGGGAAACAAGGTGTGTGGACTTTGGACTGTCAAATCACTCGTGGATATGAAGTGACATTAATCGCTCAATGAAGTGCCAATGCAGGAACCAGAGGAGCTGTGCAGTGTGTCTGTCTTCCATGATATAATCAGTGATAAGCCCCTACCTGCAGCATTAGAATGATTATTGAGCTCCTTATTCAATACGTGCCAACTCTGCCATGTTAATAAATGGAGCAGATCCCTCCCTGCTACGGgtattgggtgtgtgtgtatgtgcgtgttgTCACACATGCTTACGTATAAGTGTGTGGTTGTCTTGTGTAATGTGAATGAACTGATGGACCTTGCAGCCTGTCCTGTGCTGACCTTAGATACAGGCTttggcccaaatggcaccctattccctatatattggcaccctatccctatataatggcaccctattccctatataatgtcaccctattccctatatagtgcaatacatttgaccagagccctatgagcccttaTGAGctctatgagccctggtcaaatgtagtgcactatataagaaaTAGGGTGCCTTTCCCCTCCGGTCCACTAGGGGGCGATGGTGGAGAAGAGAATTCTGGCACGTGTCCACAGCAGGTTCATCGTGTCGCTGGCCTACGCCTTCCAGACCAAGACTGAGCTCTGTCTGGTCATGACCATCATGAATGGAGGAGACCTGAGGTAAAATAGCTTGCTCCTATTGGGTGGGTGTAGGGAGGGAGGAGACCTGAGGTAAAATAGCTTGCTCCTATTGGGTGGGTGTAGGGAGGGAGGAGACCTGAGGTAAGATAGCTTGCTCCTATTGGGTGGGTGTAGGGAGGGAGGAGACCTGAGGTAAAATAGCTTGCTCCTATTGGGTGGGTGTGGGGAGGGAGGAGACCTGAGGTAAAATAGCTTGCTCCTATTGGGTGGGTGTGGGGAGGGAGGAGACCTGAGGTAAAATAGCTTGCTCCTATTGGGTGGGTGTAGGGAGGGAGGAGACCTGAGGTAAAATAGCTTGCTCCTATTGGGTGGGTGTGGGGAGGGAGGGTTCTATTTATGTTTATCTACAGTTGTTTATTTcctgttgtgtttctatgtggttTGTGTATGTAATGCGTGATCTGAGGTTAGAATGTCCTCTTGTGAACATCAATCTCATGTAATCTACGGTCAGGTATCATATCTACAATGTGGATGAGAACAACCCAGGGTTTGATGAGCAGAGGGCCTGTTTCTACACAGCTCAGATCATCCAGGGCATGGAGCACCTGCACCAGAAGAGAATCATCTACAGAGACCTCAAACCTGAGAACGTGTTGTTGGATAATGAaggtacacacgcacgcacacacacacgcacgcacgcacgcacgcacgcacgcacgcacgcacgcacgcacgcacgcacgcacacacacacacacacacacacacacacacacacacacacagcgggctAACACAGTACATAGTTTCCTACAATACACTTTCACAACTTAAGTCAATTTACTCTTAACACTAACACAGGACATGGGTCGACACTGACGTACTCTGGGCTGCTAACAATATCTCTGACGTTTGTTGGAGGTGTGTTTGACATTGTGGTCCTGAtgtttgctctctctgtctcaggtAACGTGCGTATCTCTGACCTTGGTCTGGCCGTGGAACTGGAGGACAACCAGACCAATATCAAAGGCTACGCTGGGACTCCAGGTACACTGCCACTTCCCTTAACTCACCTGTACAGTACAACTTACTGTACTGTCCCTGACAACTCACTGTAGTGTCCCTGACAACTCACTGTACTGTCCCTGACAACTCACTGTAGTGTCCCTGACAACTCACTGTAGTGTCCCTGACAACTCACTGTACTGTCCCTGACAACTCACTGTACTGTCCCTAACAACTCACTGTACTGTCCCTGACAACTCACTGTAGTGTCCCTGACAACTCACTGTACTGTCCCTGACAACTCACTGTACTGTCCCTGACAACTGACTGTAGTGTCCCTGACAACTCACTGTAGTGTCCCTCACTGTAGTGTCCCTGACAACACTGTTCAGTCCCTGACAACTCACTGTACTGTCCCTGACAACTCACTATAGTGTCCCTGACAACTCACTGTACTGTCCCTGACATGACACACTGCTGTAACCACTTACTGTacctgtcccctcccctctctaGCCCACCTGTTTTTacctgtcctctcccctctctattaCACCTGCACTTacctgtcctctcccctctctatcccaCCTCTTTACCTGTCCCCTCTCTATTACACCTGCACTTACATGTCCCCTCCCTTCTCTAGACACCGGTACTTAactgtcccctcccctctctatctcaccGGTCCTTACTTCCCTGGCATGTAAGCATAAAGTGGGGGTCAATAGTAGatgactatatactgtatatggggtatagggtgccatttgagacgcagacaGAGGACACTACTGTTCCCTTTGACCTCTTCCCGTCAGGGTTCATGGCCCCAGAGCTGCTGAAAGGGGAGGAGTATGACTGGTCAGTGGACTACTTTACCCTTGGGGTCACGCTGTATGAGTTCATCGCTGCCAAGGGACCTTTCAGAACCCGAGGAGAGAAGGTGACCTCTACcttcctctcttccatctcttcttctcccttctgtcctcttctcccttccttctctttcttatccctctctctctctctctctctctctctctctctactgtacattctctctccttctgtccctctctctcttctctcttcttctctgtctctgtcactccttctctttctctctctctctctctccttctctgtctctccttctctgtgtgtgtctctctccttctctccctctctctctctccttctctctctctctctctctctctgtgtctttctcttgCTTTCTTCAGTCACAGCTCACCTCTGTCTACCTCCgttccaaatggccccctattccatATGGAGTGCACTACTtgagaccagagccctatggtccctggtcaacagtagtgcactaaacaGGGAATATTGTGCCATGTGTGACGCACACAGAGGCTTGACAGAGGTAACGCTAATGAATTATGTACTGGGTGGGGCTGGTCAGGTGTAACCTAACCTAGGGCTAACACATAGAGTTAGTTAGAGGGCACAAAGAGGCACATAGACATAGAGGGTTGGATAGATGTGCCTTCTGTCCAACTCTATGGGCTGTCATCCATTCAGGTGGAGAACAAAGTAGTGAAGAAGCGGATTCTGAACGACCCCGTGGCCTATCCGGAGAAGTTCAGTGAGAAAGCCAAGTCCATCTGCGAGGCGCTGCTGTGCAAGACGGTGGACCAGAGGCTGGGCTTCAAGAACGGGTCCTGCGACGAGCTCCGAGCGCACCCCTTCTTCAGCGAACTCAACTGGATGAAACTGAACGAAGGTGCGGCCTGCATCACTGGGGctacgtccaaaatggcaccctataatctgttagccctggtctaaagtagtgcactatatagggccttggtctaaagtagtatactatatagggccctggtctaaagtagtgcactatatagggccttggtctaaagtagtgtactatatagggccctggtctaaagtagtgtactatatagggccctggtctaaagtagtgtactatatagggccttggtctaaagtagtgcactatataggaaatagagtgccatttggaataGAACCCGCTGCATCACCTTCTGCTCTTATGTGTCGTCATCATCACAGGCCGTTTTAGAAACGTGGAATCATCAAGGATGTGATAAACAAAAAGAGATGAGACAgtcaggaagaggagccaccagtacattacccaatatacacacattatccaatatacacacattacccaatatacacagagtacccaatatacacagagtacccaatatacacacattaaccAATATacacatgtaacggatgtgaaatggctagctagttagcgggtacgcgctactagcgtttcaatcagttacgtcacttgctctgagacctgaagtagggtttccccttgctctgaaacctagaagtagtgttgccccttgctctgcaagggccgcggcttttgtggagcgatgggtaacgacgcttcgtgggtgtcagttgttgatgtgtgcagagggtccctggttcgcgcccgtgtcggggcgaggggacggtttaaagttatactgttacacacacattaaccaatatacacacattaccctatatacacacattaaccaatatacacacattacccaatatacacacattaaccaatatacacacattacccaatatacacacattacccaatatacacacattacccaatatacacacattaaccaatatacacacattaaccaatatacacacattacccaatatacacacattacccaatatacacacattacccaatatacacacattacccaatatacacacattaaccaatatacacacattaaccaatatacacacattacccaatatacacacattacccaatatacacacattacccaatatacacacattaaccaatatacacacattacccaatatacacacattacccaatatacacacattacccaatatacacacattaaccaatatacacacattacccaatatacacacattaaccaatatacacacattacccaatatacacacattaaccaatatacacacattaccctatatacacacattaaccaatatacacacattaccctatatacacacattaaccaatatacacacattacccaatatacacacattacccaatatacacacattacccaatatacacacattaaccaatatacacacattaaccaatatacacacattacccaatatacacacattacccaatatacacacattacccaatatacacacattacccaatatacacacattacccaatatacacacattaaccaatatacacacattaaccaatatacacacattacccaatatacacacattacccaatatacacacattacccaatatacacacattaaccaatatacacacattacccaatatacacacattacccaatatacacacattaaccaatatacacacattacccaatatacacacattacccaatatacacacattacccaatatacacacattaaccaatatacacacattacccaatatacacacattaaccaatatacacacattaccctatatacacacattaaccaatatacacacattacccaatatacacacattaaccaatatacacacattacccaatatacacacattacccaatatacacacattacccaatatacacacattaaccaatatacacacattacccaatatacacacattaaccaatatacacacattaccctatatacacacattaaccaatatacacacattacccaatatacacacattaaccaatatacacacattacccaatatacacacattacccaatatacacacattacccaatatacacacattacccaatatacacacattatcCAACATTTGTCATCCTTTGATTAAATCTTATTCAATCCCATAATAAACAAAGCAGCAAAACTTCATTTCAAACTGGAAATCAACACAACTGACATGTGGCCCGTTTCCCATGATCAGTCCCATGACTGTCTGGATGTGGTGTTGTGTTCCTCTGACAGGGATCCTGGTGCCTCCGTTTGTTCCCGACTCCAAGACGGTCTACGCCAAGGATCTGGACGCCGTCGGAGCTTTCTCAACAGTGAAGGGAGTCACCCTGGACGACCCCGACAAGGAGTTCTTTGACGAGTTCTCCTCGGGGAACATCCCAATTCCCTGGCAGGAGGAGATGATCGAGACGGGGATCTACGGGGAGCTGAACCTCTGGGGGGTCGGGGGGGCGCTGCCCAACGACCTGCGCAGGGAGAGCATCCTGGAACAGCCCCCGAAGTCCTCCACCTGCTGCCTGTCATAGATCAGAGGTCAAGGGGTAGGGAACATGGAACTCTTTGGTcgcgttcccctgctcagacgttgcatgcatcaaccaatggttgcgtgccacatCATCGACTGTGTCATCGACTGACAGATAGCCATAACATAtaatgtggttagctgatactgTAAGTAAAATACCGATCTAGGCGTTGTCAGAACTGGCAGGCGTCAGCAACGCCTGGGCACGGGAACGCGCCCTTTATGAATATCATGACTAGGAAGGATTTCATTGGCCGGCCGAGTGGAGGAAGTAGTCTCGGCCAATGGCAGAGATGTGGTCACGAAGGAGGCGGGTGGATTTAATGGAATGGGTTGTAAATGAT
This window contains:
- the LOC120039481 gene encoding rhodopsin kinase GRK1-like translates to MDMGSLTTVVANSAYISARGSFDGTANPSANRDKKYHARLKLPHITVCEGLRETLDLGFQTACVEQPIGKRLFQEFLEANNEYKGPCRLWKDVEEYNQAEDQDRIKKASKMLSRYMDPSAKHFCPFLPENDITKVKEKHAEAGDDLFIETLTSVLDFLKEVPYTFYLDSMHLKRFLQWKWLEMQPTGEDWFMDFRVLGKGGFGEVHATSMKATGKLYACKKLNKKRLKKRKGYEGAMVEKRILARVHSRFIVSLAYAFQTKTELCLVMTIMNGGDLRYHIYNVDENNPGFDEQRACFYTAQIIQGMEHLHQKRIIYRDLKPENVLLDNEGNVRISDLGLAVELEDNQTNIKGYAGTPGFMAPELLKGEEYDWSVDYFTLGVTLYEFIAAKGPFRTRGEKVENKVVKKRILNDPVAYPEKFSEKAKSICEALLCKTVDQRLGFKNGSCDELRAHPFFSELNWMKLNEGILVPPFVPDSKTVYAKDLDAVGAFSTVKGVTLDDPDKEFFDEFSSGNIPIPWQEEMIETGIYGELNLWGVGGALPNDLRRESILEQPPKSSTCCLS